A genomic window from Cyanobacteria bacterium FACHB-DQ100 includes:
- the secG gene encoding preprotein translocase subunit SecG produces MTLLTVLRSVWMFSAVGIVILVLLHSPKGDGLGGLGGQAQLFTSTKSAETTLNRATWLLTILFMGITVILSAGWLGR; encoded by the coding sequence ATGACGCTACTTACAGTTTTGAGATCAGTTTGGATGTTTTCTGCGGTCGGAATCGTGATTCTGGTGCTGCTGCATAGTCCCAAAGGCGATGGGTTAGGCGGTCTAGGCGGTCAAGCTCAACTGTTTACTAGCACCAAGAGCGCAGAAACAACCCTGAATCGCGCCACTTGGCTGTTAACGATCCTCTTTATGGGAATCACAGTGATTCTGAGTGCGGGATGGCTGGGTCGCTAA
- a CDS encoding peptidase, translated as MAGSLRFRWFRTHSIALFAVGCVLFWAISGVALSVPKVHPLPPILAQWTDRSGDYFDRVQKTEPEYLVWSRFPVKVYVQPADQWSQIWVTLMTQAVNEWKAYFPLELVDRRDSADIRIDRASIPLRFPPVERVRFADVRFELYEQDAILQHRMIIRVQPNRPDLSMLAAARHELGHALGIWGHSSLETDVMYFSQVRTPPPISARDVNTLKRVYEQPTRLGW; from the coding sequence ATGGCTGGGTCGCTAAGATTTCGCTGGTTCAGGACGCATTCGATTGCTCTTTTTGCAGTCGGATGCGTTTTGTTTTGGGCGATTTCTGGGGTGGCGTTGTCTGTTCCGAAGGTTCATCCGCTTCCGCCAATCTTGGCACAGTGGACGGATCGATCGGGCGATTACTTCGATCGAGTGCAAAAAACAGAACCTGAATATCTCGTTTGGTCGCGCTTTCCGGTGAAGGTCTACGTTCAGCCTGCGGATCAGTGGAGTCAGATTTGGGTAACTCTGATGACGCAAGCGGTAAACGAATGGAAAGCTTATTTTCCATTGGAACTCGTCGATCGTAGGGACAGCGCAGATATTCGGATCGATCGGGCTTCGATTCCGCTCCGATTTCCTCCCGTTGAGCGCGTTCGATTTGCGGACGTTCGCTTTGAACTGTATGAACAAGATGCAATCTTGCAGCATCGCATGATTATTCGAGTTCAGCCGAACCGCCCAGATTTGTCAATGCTTGCGGCGGCGCGTCATGAACTCGGTCACGCTTTAGGCATTTGGGGACATAGCTCGCTTGAAACCGATGTGATGTACTTCTCGCAGGTTCGCACTCCTCCTCCAATTTCAGCAAGGGATGTCAACACCTTGAAACGAGTGTATGAACAACCGACCCGCTTAGGCTGGTAA
- a CDS encoding AMIN domain-containing protein: MLKFFKLELISAIALLISTPAIAAPLETWRFDPNTNQLEVTVPAGITPRYSLMAQPARIVLDLPDTQIAAVNPRGTFSGAVREVRVSQFQPNIARIVLELAPDTELSNPQAQLQPVKSTEQGQNRSASASVRWTLRPMLAASANSKAVFNAARPVQAAPVQTPEAQTATPQTSAPAAAIAQASANDFGLPPAPPAINVAPEAPPSVTAPPLPPAQARPLPTAPTAPTAGSSNKPGSSLLFPTAPARSIPQSNPLQLPEVNSSLEIPRSFPPVIAPATPPEVTVPQLEQRSDPPRSTQRPSEDAPVPARSRVIEFGQPLPR, from the coding sequence ATGCTGAAATTCTTCAAACTCGAACTCATTTCCGCGATCGCTCTTCTCATCAGCACTCCTGCGATCGCGGCTCCCCTAGAAACTTGGCGCTTCGATCCAAACACCAACCAGCTTGAAGTCACTGTGCCTGCTGGAATTACACCGCGCTATTCTCTCATGGCACAGCCGGCTCGGATTGTGCTTGATCTTCCTGACACTCAGATTGCCGCTGTCAATCCAAGAGGGACGTTTTCAGGAGCCGTTCGCGAAGTTCGAGTGTCGCAATTTCAGCCGAATATTGCCAGAATCGTTTTGGAACTTGCCCCCGATACCGAATTAAGCAATCCGCAAGCTCAACTTCAACCCGTCAAAAGCACCGAGCAAGGGCAAAATCGCTCTGCTTCAGCAAGTGTCCGCTGGACGCTCCGCCCCATGCTTGCCGCTTCTGCAAATTCAAAAGCTGTGTTTAATGCGGCGCGTCCAGTTCAAGCCGCACCTGTTCAAACGCCAGAGGCTCAGACTGCGACTCCTCAAACTTCAGCGCCAGCGGCTGCGATCGCCCAAGCCTCTGCCAACGATTTTGGTTTACCGCCTGCTCCACCTGCAATCAACGTTGCACCAGAAGCGCCGCCTTCGGTAACTGCACCCCCCTTGCCGCCTGCTCAGGCTCGCCCGTTGCCAACCGCACCCACTGCACCCACTGCTGGATCGAGCAATAAGCCAGGAAGTAGCCTATTGTTTCCGACTGCACCTGCACGATCGATACCGCAATCGAATCCGCTCCAATTGCCCGAAGTCAACTCTAGCTTGGAGATTCCTCGATCGTTTCCACCCGTGATTGCTCCGGCTACTCCACCAGAAGTGACTGTTCCGCAGCTTGAGCAACGCTCAGATCCGCCACGATCAACACAGCGCCCCTCAGAAGATGCTCCAGTTCCAGCGCGATCGAGAGTAATTGAGTTTGGTCAGCCTTTGCCGCGTTAA
- a CDS encoding glycosyltransferase family 9 protein — translation MQQILFIELLGGIGDVLIALSAIQALGRSHNQAKMTVLTFAPGGSLLEHDPFIERVVYADKHNVRQAIEQLLSEQTFDLIVSDTNYDRIDQLISSRADRVVSNLWRSPPPNQFVSDRFTQILLSEGLILESAILPPKLYLTPEEYQAAREKLAGLARPLVVLCPDAGMKIKRWDERNFIQLGQRLEAAIVVLVGSDREQAALISDQINNAKLWELGTLRELAAMLSQVDLMIASDTGAARVAAAVGTPTITLFGPSWYERYGQPQPHVNLQGYLNCPERRIENFTVQSCWYSGECSVPTELRGAQSADWATCVDEISVDRVMAVATQLLEAQSI, via the coding sequence ATGCAGCAAATTCTATTTATTGAGCTATTGGGTGGGATTGGAGATGTTTTAATTGCGCTGTCTGCAATTCAAGCATTGGGGCGCAGTCATAATCAAGCCAAGATGACCGTGCTAACGTTTGCACCAGGCGGATCATTGTTGGAGCATGATCCATTCATTGAGCGAGTTGTCTATGCAGATAAACACAATGTCAGACAGGCGATCGAGCAGCTTTTATCTGAGCAGACATTTGACTTAATTGTTTCGGATACAAATTACGATCGCATTGATCAATTAATTTCTAGTCGTGCTGATCGTGTGGTATCGAATCTTTGGCGATCGCCACCTCCGAATCAGTTTGTCAGCGATCGATTTACTCAGATTCTATTGTCGGAAGGTCTGATCTTAGAATCTGCAATCCTGCCGCCTAAGCTGTATCTCACGCCTGAAGAGTACCAGGCTGCCAGAGAAAAACTTGCAGGTTTAGCGCGTCCTCTGGTTGTGCTTTGTCCTGATGCAGGAATGAAAATTAAACGCTGGGATGAACGGAATTTTATTCAACTGGGACAGAGATTAGAGGCCGCGATCGTGGTTTTAGTTGGCTCCGATCGCGAACAAGCAGCACTCATTTCAGACCAGATTAACAACGCAAAATTATGGGAATTAGGAACATTACGAGAACTGGCTGCGATGCTTTCTCAGGTTGATTTGATGATTGCTAGTGATACTGGAGCCGCGAGAGTTGCGGCAGCAGTGGGAACGCCAACAATCACATTATTTGGCCCATCCTGGTATGAACGGTACGGACAACCGCAACCGCACGTTAATTTACAAGGCTATTTGAACTGTCCAGAGCGCAGAATTGAAAACTTTACCGTTCAATCCTGTTGGTACAGTGGCGAATGTTCGGTTCCGACGGAATTGCGCGGAGCGCAAAGCGCAGATTGGGCAACTTGTGTCGATGAAATTTCTGTCGATCGAGTGATGGCAGTTGCAACTCAATTGCTGGAAGCTCAAAGCATTTGA